A single Mangrovimonas sp. YM274 DNA region contains:
- the acs gene encoding acetate--CoA ligase codes for MSHYHIKHLEEYYQVYRKSVREPENFWEEIAEEHFLWRKKWDKVLSWDFTKPEVKWFEGAQLNITENCIDRHLSTRGDKTAILFEPNDPNEPAEHITYRQLYERVNQFANVLKEQGIQRGDRVCIYVPMIPELAISILACARIGAIHSVVFAGFSSQALATRINDSECKLVVTADGSYRGAKTIDLKGIVDEALQNCPTVKSVLVVKRTNEEVHMEVGRDHWLQPLLDKASKEGKAEIMNAEDPLFILYTSGSTGRPKGMVHTLAGYMVYTAYTFKNTFQYREHDIFWCTADIGWITGHSYIVYGPLANGATTVMFEGVPSYPDFGRFWEIVQKHKVTQFYTAPTAIRALAKQGVELVDKYDLSSLKVLGSVGEPINEEAWHWYNDTIGKGKSPIVDTWWQTETGGIMITPIPFVTPTKPTYATLPFIGVQPALMDDNGQEIKGNQVDGKLCIKFPWPSMARTIWGDHQRYKDTYFSAFENKYFTGDGALRDEVGYYRITGRVDDVIIVSGHNLGTAPIEDAINEHPAVSESAIVGFPHDVKGNALYGYVTLKDTGESRNHENLRKEINQLITDRIGPIAKLDKIQFTQGLPKTRSGKIMRRILRKIASNDTSNLGDTSTLLNPEVVQEIMDNVL; via the coding sequence ATGAGTCATTATCATATAAAACATTTAGAAGAATATTACCAAGTTTACCGAAAGTCGGTAAGGGAACCTGAAAATTTTTGGGAAGAAATTGCGGAAGAACACTTTTTGTGGCGAAAAAAATGGGATAAAGTCCTGAGTTGGGATTTTACCAAACCGGAAGTAAAATGGTTTGAAGGGGCCCAATTGAACATAACAGAAAACTGTATTGACAGACATCTATCTACAAGAGGGGACAAAACCGCGATTCTCTTTGAACCCAATGATCCAAATGAACCAGCAGAACACATTACCTACAGACAACTTTATGAACGTGTTAATCAGTTTGCCAATGTGCTGAAGGAACAGGGCATTCAAAGAGGGGATAGAGTATGTATTTATGTTCCTATGATTCCCGAATTAGCCATTTCCATTTTGGCCTGTGCTAGAATTGGGGCTATTCACTCGGTGGTGTTTGCAGGCTTTTCTTCCCAAGCATTAGCTACAAGAATCAATGATAGTGAATGTAAACTGGTGGTTACTGCAGATGGTTCGTATCGAGGGGCAAAAACTATCGATTTAAAAGGTATTGTAGACGAAGCTCTGCAGAACTGTCCTACCGTGAAAAGTGTTTTGGTGGTTAAACGCACCAATGAAGAGGTTCATATGGAAGTAGGTCGTGACCATTGGTTGCAACCTTTATTGGATAAGGCCTCCAAAGAAGGAAAGGCGGAAATTATGAATGCCGAAGATCCTTTATTCATTTTATATACTTCAGGTTCTACCGGAAGACCAAAAGGGATGGTGCATACTTTGGCAGGTTATATGGTGTATACCGCTTATACCTTCAAAAACACTTTTCAGTATAGGGAACATGACATTTTTTGGTGTACCGCAGATATAGGTTGGATTACGGGGCATAGCTACATTGTATACGGACCGTTGGCAAATGGCGCCACCACCGTAATGTTTGAAGGTGTGCCAAGTTATCCAGATTTTGGACGTTTTTGGGAAATTGTTCAAAAGCATAAGGTAACGCAGTTTTACACGGCACCTACAGCTATCAGGGCATTGGCAAAACAAGGTGTGGAATTGGTGGATAAATATGATTTATCTTCTTTAAAGGTTTTGGGCTCTGTAGGAGAACCTATTAATGAAGAAGCGTGGCACTGGTACAACGATACCATAGGAAAAGGAAAAAGTCCTATTGTAGATACTTGGTGGCAAACGGAAACAGGAGGTATCATGATTACGCCTATTCCTTTTGTAACACCAACCAAGCCAACCTATGCAACTTTGCCGTTTATTGGGGTACAACCTGCATTAATGGATGATAATGGTCAAGAAATAAAAGGAAACCAAGTAGATGGTAAATTGTGTATTAAATTCCCTTGGCCTTCTATGGCCCGAACCATTTGGGGAGATCACCAAAGGTATAAAGACACGTATTTTTCTGCTTTTGAAAATAAATATTTTACAGGGGATGGAGCTTTGCGAGACGAAGTTGGCTACTATCGTATTACCGGTCGTGTGGATGATGTGATTATTGTATCTGGACATAACCTTGGAACAGCGCCAATTGAGGACGCCATCAACGAGCACCCTGCGGTATCAGAATCCGCAATTGTTGGTTTCCCTCATGACGTGAAAGGAAATGCCTTGTATGGTTATGTAACTTTGAAAGATACAGGTGAAAGTAGAAATCATGAGAACCTTCGTAAGGAAATCAATCAATTAATCACCGATCGTATTGGACCTATTGCTAAGTTGGACAAAATTCAGTTCACTCAAGGATTGCCAAAAACACGAAGTGGAAAGATTATGCGTAGAATTCTACGAAAAATTGCTAGTAACGACACGTCTAATTTGGGAGATACCAGTACACTGTTGAACCCTGAAGTAGTTCAGGAAATTATGGATAATGTTTTATAG
- the galB gene encoding beta-galactosidase GalB — translation MFLFLFIFGCTPTISPDKNSNPRERISINKNWKFMKYESEVLADDLIYDVRPAIENVNDTKEADSEATQAIEVAPSAEVLKTYILPTANPFIKDSTKHHIRPKGNPGENFPFVQTNFEDNTWKTVDLPHDWAIKGPFMKGDDAEVGGGMGRLPSNGVAWYRKQLEIPQSDKEKSIFLDIDGAMSYAMVWLNGHLVGGWPYGYNSWRLDLTPYIKFGENNQLAIRVDNPNHSARWYSGGGIYRNVWLTKTNKIHIRHWGTYVTSQEVSKDSATINFEVAINNDALSNETVNVVTEIYPLENNFKRLGLRAASIKKNNISLNPTGQTTIKGATTIKHPKLWGPSPSQTPNLYKAITTVHSQDGTIIDHYETTFGIRKIIFDANKGLIVNGEPIKIQGVNQHHDLGALGAAFNLKAAKRQLETLKELGCNAIRMAHNPPAPELLELTDQMGFLVIDEIFDSWQRKKTTHDFHLIFDDWFEADTRSFVRRDRNHPSVILWSFGNEVGEQYTDEEGAKVGAKLSAIVKSEDPSRPTTASMNYAKPNMPFPSIMDVISLNYQGEGIRDAPAYSHLQGIKTSPLYPAFHEAFPNKAIISSETAAALSSRGTYLFPVTGDISSPISDGVGGDPKTGYVSSYELYTANFGSSADKVFASQDKHPFVVGEFVWSGWDYLGEPTPYYSSKSSYFGLIDLAGFKKDRFYLYQSRWRPDLPMVHILPHWNWPERIGQITPVHIFTSGDEVELFLNGRSLGLKKKGPFEYRLHWDDVIYEPGTLKAVAYKNGQLWSEKTIQTTGKPSKLILKTDQNDLLSNGKDLAFITVKITDSKDRFVANANNPISFTIEGPGDIVATDNGDPTDLTSFASTERNAFNGLALVIIKAKKGANGQIKVTANSNGLQSGSVTISCQ, via the coding sequence GTGTTCCTATTTCTTTTTATTTTCGGGTGTACACCAACTATTTCTCCAGATAAAAATAGTAATCCCAGAGAACGCATTTCAATTAATAAAAACTGGAAATTCATGAAATACGAGTCGGAAGTTTTGGCTGACGACCTTATTTATGATGTAAGACCTGCAATTGAAAATGTTAATGACACCAAAGAAGCGGATTCCGAAGCAACCCAAGCTATTGAAGTAGCCCCTTCTGCCGAAGTTCTAAAAACTTATATATTACCAACAGCCAACCCTTTTATCAAAGACAGCACTAAGCATCACATAAGACCCAAAGGCAATCCAGGAGAAAACTTTCCTTTTGTACAAACTAATTTTGAAGACAATACTTGGAAAACGGTAGATTTACCTCATGACTGGGCTATAAAAGGTCCTTTTATGAAAGGCGATGATGCTGAAGTTGGAGGAGGCATGGGACGACTACCTAGCAATGGTGTGGCTTGGTACCGAAAGCAATTGGAAATTCCCCAATCCGATAAAGAAAAATCTATTTTCTTAGATATAGATGGCGCCATGTCTTATGCTATGGTATGGCTTAACGGTCATTTGGTTGGAGGTTGGCCCTATGGCTATAATTCTTGGCGATTGGATTTAACGCCTTATATCAAATTTGGGGAGAACAACCAACTGGCCATTAGAGTTGATAATCCGAACCATTCGGCTCGTTGGTATTCCGGAGGAGGAATTTATCGGAATGTGTGGCTAACCAAAACCAACAAAATTCATATCAGGCATTGGGGCACCTATGTAACTTCCCAAGAGGTTTCTAAAGATTCTGCAACCATCAATTTTGAAGTAGCTATTAACAATGATGCCCTGAGTAATGAAACAGTTAACGTAGTGACAGAAATTTATCCCTTGGAAAATAACTTCAAAAGATTAGGTCTACGAGCTGCTAGCATCAAAAAAAACAATATCTCCCTCAACCCCACTGGTCAGACAACAATAAAAGGGGCCACTACCATAAAACATCCAAAACTATGGGGCCCATCCCCGAGCCAAACACCTAATCTTTACAAAGCAATTACAACCGTTCATTCTCAAGATGGTACTATTATAGATCATTACGAAACTACATTTGGTATTAGAAAAATTATTTTTGATGCCAACAAAGGACTTATCGTAAATGGAGAACCCATAAAAATACAAGGTGTCAATCAGCACCATGATTTGGGCGCTTTGGGGGCTGCCTTCAACCTAAAAGCAGCCAAACGTCAACTGGAAACCCTAAAAGAGTTAGGATGCAATGCCATTAGGATGGCGCACAATCCTCCTGCTCCAGAACTTTTGGAGTTAACAGACCAAATGGGCTTTTTGGTTATTGATGAAATATTTGACAGCTGGCAGCGTAAAAAAACGACTCATGATTTCCATCTTATTTTTGATGATTGGTTTGAAGCCGACACACGCTCTTTTGTACGAAGAGACAGGAACCATCCTTCCGTAATATTATGGAGTTTCGGCAATGAAGTTGGAGAGCAGTATACAGATGAAGAAGGTGCGAAAGTAGGCGCTAAATTAAGTGCTATTGTAAAGAGCGAAGACCCCTCAAGGCCAACAACCGCTTCCATGAACTATGCCAAGCCCAACATGCCCTTCCCCTCCATTATGGATGTCATCAGCTTAAATTATCAGGGAGAAGGCATTAGGGATGCTCCTGCTTATTCTCATTTGCAAGGCATCAAAACTTCTCCCTTGTATCCGGCCTTCCACGAAGCATTCCCAAACAAAGCCATCATTAGTAGCGAAACGGCAGCAGCCCTAAGTTCTAGAGGAACTTATCTGTTTCCAGTAACAGGAGATATCAGTTCACCTATTTCTGATGGTGTTGGAGGCGATCCCAAAACTGGTTATGTCAGTTCCTATGAACTATATACCGCCAATTTTGGATCTTCCGCAGATAAAGTATTTGCATCGCAGGATAAACACCCGTTTGTAGTAGGCGAATTTGTCTGGTCCGGATGGGATTATTTAGGTGAACCAACTCCTTATTATTCATCTAAGAGTTCCTATTTTGGACTTATTGATTTAGCAGGCTTTAAAAAGGACCGTTTTTATTTATACCAATCCAGATGGCGTCCTGATTTGCCCATGGTACACATTCTCCCACATTGGAATTGGCCAGAACGTATAGGGCAAATTACTCCAGTGCATATTTTCACCTCTGGAGATGAAGTAGAACTGTTTTTAAATGGGAGGTCCTTAGGGCTCAAAAAGAAAGGCCCCTTCGAATACCGATTACATTGGGATGATGTTATTTATGAACCAGGAACTCTAAAAGCTGTTGCTTATAAAAATGGACAGTTATGGAGCGAAAAAACCATTCAAACCACCGGAAAACCTTCGAAATTAATATTGAAAACAGACCAAAACGACCTGCTCTCTAACGGCAAGGATTTAGCATTTATAACAGTAAAAATTACCGATAGCAAGGATCGTTTTGTGGCCAATGCCAACAATCCCATATCCTTTACAATTGAAGGACCTGGAGACATTGTGGCCACTGACAACGGAGATCCTACAGATTTAACCTCCTTTGCTTCCACAGAAAGAAACGCCTTTAATGGATTGGCTCTGGTTATTATTAAAGCAAAAAAAGGTGCAAACGGCCAAATAAAAGTAACAGCGAATTCTAATGGTTTGCAGAGTGGTTCTGTAACCATAAGTTGCCAATAA